The sequence ATGATCGCGCCCACCAAAGTGGCCATCGGCACGAAGCGTTTGAAGTCTTTTCGCAGCACGTCGACATTGATGTCCAGCATCATCACGACGAACAGGAACAGCACCATCACCGCGCCGACGTAGACCAGCACCAGCAGGATCGCAAGAAACTCGGCTTCGAGCAGCATCCAGATCGCGGCTGCGTTGAAGAACGCCAGCACCAGAAACAGTGCGGACGATACCGGGTTGCGCGAGGTGATCACCTTCAGCCCTGAAACCACCAGGAACAGCGCGAAGATGTAGAACAGTACGGTCGTGAATTCCATGATTACCGGTTCATCGTTAGGCCATCGTCAGGCATTGTTCTTTGGCACGCGGGGTTGGCCGGACGGACAAGCCGTCAGAACAACCACACAGGTGCGCCGTGCCGCGGCGTTCAAACCGCGGCGCCCGGCCCGACAACAGGCCGTTTTGCTCATGCATTTACTGCCGCATTGACTGCTTCAACTGAAAACTGCAAATGAAGCGTTTCAACGATACGGTGCGTCGGCTGCCTTGTTCGCGGCGATCTCTGTTTCGTAACGATCGCCAACGGCCAGCAGCATGTCTTTCGTGAAATACAGATCGCCACGTTTTTCGCCGTGATACTCGAGAATGTGCGTTTCGACGATCGAATCGACCGGGCAGCTCTCTTCGCAGAAACCGCAGAAGATGCACTTGGTCAGGTCGATGTCGTAACGCGTCGTGCGGCGCGTATTGTCCGCACGCGTTTCCGATTCGATCGTGATCGCGAGCGCCGGGCACACCGCTTCGCACAGCTTGCAGGCGATGCAGCGCTCTTCGCCGTTTTCATAACGGCGCAGCGCATGCAGGCCTCGGAAACGCGGCGAGATAGGGGTCTTCTCTTCCGGGAACTGCACGGTCACCTTGCGCTTGAACGTATAACGTCCGGTCAGTGCGAGGCCCTTCAGCAGTTCCGTCAGGAAGAAGGTCTTGAAAAAGTTTTGGATTGCGGTCATGGGTTCATCCGCCCTTTATTTCCAGATATTCAACGGCGACATGATCCAGAAGCCGACCACCACCAGCCACACCACGCAGACCGGAATGAAAACCTTCCAGCCCAGACGCATGATCTGGTCATAGCGATAGCGCGGGAATGTGGCGCGCGCCCAGATGAACACCGACAACAGCAGGAAAACCTTGAAGACGAGCCAGAAGATGCCCGGGATAAACGACAGGAACCCGAACGGAGCGCTCCAGCCTCCAAGGAACAATGTTGCAGCCAACGCCGAGATCACGATCATGTTGATGTACTCGCCGAGGAAGAACAGCGCGAACGCCATCCCCGAGTAATCAATCATGTGGCCCGCGACGATTTCCGACTCCCCTTCCACCACGTCGAACGGGTGACGGTTCGTTTCGGCGATGCCCGAGATGAAGTACACGACGAACATCGGCAGCAGCGGCAGCCAGTTCCACGACAGGAAGTTCAGGCCGTGCGAAGCGAAGAAGCCGTGTTCCTGCGAATTGACGATGCCCGACAGGTTCAGCGTGCCGGCGGTCATCAGCACGACGACGAGCGCGAAGCCCATCGAGATTTCGTACGAGACCATCTGCGCCGCGGCGCGCATCGCGCCGAGGAACGCGTATTTCGAATTCGACGCCCAACCCGCCAGAATCACGCCGTACACGCCGATCGACGAAATCGCCATGGCGTACAGCAGACCCGCGTTGATGTCGCCGAGCACCGCGCCCGCCTGGAACGGAATCACCGCCCAGACCGCGAAGGCCGGCACCACCACCATGATCGGCGCGATCAGGTAGATCCAGCGGCTGGCTTGCGCCGGCTGAATCACTTCTTTCAGCAGCAGCTTCAGCACGTCGGCGATCGGCTGCAGAAGACCTGCGGGGCCGACGCGGTTCGGGCCGAGACGCACGTGCATCCAGCCGATCAGCTTACGCTCCCAGAGAATCAGGTAAGCCACGCACAGCAGGATCACGACGGCCACCACCAGGATGCGCACCAGTGCCCACACCGTGGGCCATGCCACACCGAGAAGCTGGGTGCCGCCCGAGTTGATCGTATCGAACAAGCTCATTTACGCCTTCTCCACCAGCAGTTCACCGAACAGGCTGCCCAGCGCTGCACCGGCAGGCGTAGCCGCCGATACGCGGACGACCGTCTCCGCAAGATTCGCGTCGCGCACGGCCGGCAACTGCACCGATTGCTCGCCCTGGCGCACGCGCACTGCGTCACCTTCCTTCAAACCCAGCTTGTCGAACAACCCGGCCGGCAGACCGACCGAGTTCGCCGCACGCGACGCCGCCGTCAGATGCAGCGATTCAGCGCGACGCACGAGCGCGTCGGCGTGATAGATCGGCACGTTCGCGATGCGCTCGAACTGGCCTTCCGCTGCCTTGACTGCCTTGCCGCGCGCGACCGTAGCACCGGTCTGGTTCGACAGACGCGAGGTCAATGCACCGTCACCGAGCGCTGCCGTGCGGACTTCTTCCGACGTGTCGAATTCAAAACCCGGCACGCCCAGCAGGCTGCCCAGCACGCGCAACACCTTCCATGCCGGACGCGTGTCGCCGAGCGGACGCACGACGCCGTTGAACGACTGCACCGTGCCTTCGGCATTGACGAACGTACCGGACGTTTCCGTGAACGGCGCGATCGGCAGCAACACGTCGGCGTAGTCGGCACCCGTCTGGAACGGCGACATCACGACAACCATCTCAGCCCGGTTGAGCGCGGCCAAAGCCTGCGCCGGATTGGCCGTGTCGAACTCCGGCTCGACGTTCAGCAGCAGATAACCCTTGCGCGGCTGCTCGAATACTTCGCGAGCGTTCAGACCGCCTTGGCCAGGCAGCGCGTTCACCAGATGCGCGCCAACCGTGTTGGCCGTTTCCGTGAGGAAACCCAGCGTCGCACCGGTCGCGTCCGCGATCCATTGCGCTGCGGCGTGAATGACAGCGAAATCCGGATGACGCACCGCCGCGTTGCCCAACAGCACGAGGCGGCTTTGGCCGGTGCTGAGCGACTTCGCGACCTGCTTGTTGGCGTCGGTGGGCTGCGTGCCGGCGAAAGCTTCCGGCAGTGCCACACCCTTCGCTTCCGACACCGCGCCCGCGATACCCGCCAACGCGTCGAGCCATGCCGACGGTGCGGCGACCACGCGTTGCGCTTGCGGAATCAGCGCGTCGTCGTTCGTGGCCTGCACGAGCGTGAGCTTCGCGCCGTTCTTCGCGGCTTGCCGCAGACGCGCGGCGAACAGCGGATGGTCGCGGCGCAGATCCGAGCCGATCACCAGTGCGGCGTCGACATTCGACAACTCGGCGATGCTCGTGCCAAGCCACGGTGCACCGTTCACCGGTGCCGAGAAATCCGACTGACGCAGACGGAAGTCGACGTTCGGCGTGCCGACCGCTTGCGCCAGTTGCTTCAACAGGAACAGTTCTTCGACCGTGCTGTGCGCGCTACCGAGTACGGCCAGCGCATCCGCGCCGTGGTCGCCCTTGATGCCCTTCAAACCCTTGACCACATAGTCAAGCGCGGTTTGCCAGTCGGTCTCGATCCATTTGCCGTCTTGCTTGAGCATAGGCTGCGTCAAGCGCTCGGGGCTGTTCAGGCCTTCGTACGAGAAGCGGTCCTTGTCCGAAATCCAGCACTCATTGATGGATTCGTTTTCGAACGGCAGAACCCGCATCACGCGGTTGTTCTTCACTTGCACCACGAGGTTCGCGCCGACGGAATCGTGCGGGCTCACCGACTTGCGGCGCGACAGTTCCCACGTGCGGGCGCTGTAACGGAACGGCTTGCTGGTCAGCGCGCCGACCGGGCACAGATCGATCATGTTGCCCGACAGTTCCGAATCCACCGTCTTGCCGACGAACGACGTGATTTCCGAATGCTCGCCGCGGCCCAGCATGCCGAGTTCCATCACGCCGGCCACTTCCTGGCCGAAACGAACGCAACGCGTGCAGTGAATGCAACGCGACATTTCTTCCATCGAGATCAGCGGGCCGACGTTCTTGTGGAACACCACGCGCTTTTCTTCGCTGTAGCGCGATGCCGACTTGCCGTAGCCCACGGCCAGATCCTGCAACTGACACTCGCCGCCCTGGTCGCAGATCGGGCAATCGAGCGGGTGGTTGATCAGCAGGAATTCCATCACGGCTTGCTGGCCCTTCACCGCCTTGTCCGACTTGGTGCGCACGATCATGCCGGCCGACACCGGCGTGGCACATGCGGGCACGGCCTTCGGCATCTTTTCGACGTCGACCAGACACATCCGGCAGTTGGCCGCAATCGACAGCTTCTTGTGATAGCAGAAGTGAGGAATGTACGTGTCGACCTTATGCGCAGCCTGGATCACCATGCTGCCTTCAGGTACCTCTACTTTCTTGCCGTCTATTTCAAGTTCAACCATGATGGTCAATCTTCCTTAACCTGTTACCGCTCAATCGTTCGCCCGGTTCACCGCCCGTTTCAGGCGATGAATCCCGCGGATGACGTGTTCTTGTGCGCGCTTAGGTGCGTACTAAGCCGCTACGGTTTCCGACGCCGCCGCTGCGCCGGCGTGACCGCCGACGAGGCAATGCTTGTGGGCGACGTGATATTCGAATTCGTCCCAGTAGTGCTTGAGCATGCCGCGAACCGGCATGGCCGCCGCATCGCCGAGCGCGCAAATCGTGCGACCCA is a genomic window of Paraburkholderia bryophila containing:
- the nuoG gene encoding NADH-quinone oxidoreductase subunit NuoG; this translates as MVELEIDGKKVEVPEGSMVIQAAHKVDTYIPHFCYHKKLSIAANCRMCLVDVEKMPKAVPACATPVSAGMIVRTKSDKAVKGQQAVMEFLLINHPLDCPICDQGGECQLQDLAVGYGKSASRYSEEKRVVFHKNVGPLISMEEMSRCIHCTRCVRFGQEVAGVMELGMLGRGEHSEITSFVGKTVDSELSGNMIDLCPVGALTSKPFRYSARTWELSRRKSVSPHDSVGANLVVQVKNNRVMRVLPFENESINECWISDKDRFSYEGLNSPERLTQPMLKQDGKWIETDWQTALDYVVKGLKGIKGDHGADALAVLGSAHSTVEELFLLKQLAQAVGTPNVDFRLRQSDFSAPVNGAPWLGTSIAELSNVDAALVIGSDLRRDHPLFAARLRQAAKNGAKLTLVQATNDDALIPQAQRVVAAPSAWLDALAGIAGAVSEAKGVALPEAFAGTQPTDANKQVAKSLSTGQSRLVLLGNAAVRHPDFAVIHAAAQWIADATGATLGFLTETANTVGAHLVNALPGQGGLNAREVFEQPRKGYLLLNVEPEFDTANPAQALAALNRAEMVVVMSPFQTGADYADVLLPIAPFTETSGTFVNAEGTVQSFNGVVRPLGDTRPAWKVLRVLGSLLGVPGFEFDTSEEVRTAALGDGALTSRLSNQTGATVARGKAVKAAEGQFERIANVPIYHADALVRRAESLHLTAASRAANSVGLPAGLFDKLGLKEGDAVRVRQGEQSVQLPAVRDANLAETVVRVSAATPAGAALGSLFGELLVEKA
- the nuoH gene encoding NADH-quinone oxidoreductase subunit NuoH, which encodes MSLFDTINSGGTQLLGVAWPTVWALVRILVVAVVILLCVAYLILWERKLIGWMHVRLGPNRVGPAGLLQPIADVLKLLLKEVIQPAQASRWIYLIAPIMVVVPAFAVWAVIPFQAGAVLGDINAGLLYAMAISSIGVYGVILAGWASNSKYAFLGAMRAAAQMVSYEISMGFALVVVLMTAGTLNLSGIVNSQEHGFFASHGLNFLSWNWLPLLPMFVVYFISGIAETNRHPFDVVEGESEIVAGHMIDYSGMAFALFFLGEYINMIVISALAATLFLGGWSAPFGFLSFIPGIFWLVFKVFLLLSVFIWARATFPRYRYDQIMRLGWKVFIPVCVVWLVVVGFWIMSPLNIWK
- the nuoI gene encoding NADH-quinone oxidoreductase subunit NuoI, coding for MTAIQNFFKTFFLTELLKGLALTGRYTFKRKVTVQFPEEKTPISPRFRGLHALRRYENGEERCIACKLCEAVCPALAITIESETRADNTRRTTRYDIDLTKCIFCGFCEESCPVDSIVETHILEYHGEKRGDLYFTKDMLLAVGDRYETEIAANKAADAPYR